One stretch of Novosphingobium pentaromativorans US6-1 DNA includes these proteins:
- a CDS encoding acyl-CoA dehydrogenase family protein, which yields MDTETFAMLRETVRRFVDERLIPNEDRVEEEDAVPDEIIAEMRDLGLFGLTVPEQYGGLGLTASEEIQVIYELGRTSFAYRSVIGTTVGIGSQGIVMDGTEEQKAEWLPKLAEGMFASFALTEPNSGSDAASISTTAIQEGDVYRLNGTKRYITNAPRAGMFTVMARTKPEVKGAAGITAFILPADTPGISFGKLDKKMGQKGTMTCDVIFDDVMVPAANIIGGVPERGFKTAMKVLDRGRIHLSALSSGMCERLVKESVNYAVERKQFGQAIGEFQLVQGMIADSRTDAYAAWVMTQDVARRFDAGEKVSRDVASTKYFASEALGRVADRAVQIHGGAGYMAEYKVERFYRDVRLMRIYEGTSQVQQTIIAKALLREAGLKI from the coding sequence ATGGATACCGAAACCTTTGCCATGCTGCGCGAAACCGTGCGCCGCTTCGTCGACGAACGATTGATTCCGAACGAGGACCGCGTCGAGGAAGAGGATGCGGTTCCCGATGAGATCATCGCGGAAATGCGCGATCTGGGGCTGTTTGGCCTGACGGTGCCCGAGCAGTATGGCGGGCTGGGCCTGACTGCCAGCGAGGAAATCCAGGTCATTTATGAGCTTGGCCGGACGAGTTTCGCCTATCGCTCGGTCATCGGCACGACCGTCGGCATTGGCAGCCAGGGCATCGTCATGGACGGCACCGAAGAGCAGAAAGCCGAATGGCTGCCCAAGCTGGCCGAGGGCATGTTCGCAAGCTTCGCCTTGACCGAACCGAACAGCGGTTCGGATGCGGCATCGATCTCGACGACCGCGATCCAGGAAGGCGACGTCTACCGCCTCAACGGCACCAAGCGCTATATCACCAATGCGCCCCGGGCGGGGATGTTCACGGTGATGGCCCGCACCAAGCCCGAGGTGAAGGGCGCGGCCGGCATCACGGCATTCATCCTGCCCGCCGACACACCGGGCATCAGCTTCGGCAAACTTGACAAGAAGATGGGCCAGAAGGGAACGATGACCTGCGACGTCATCTTCGACGACGTCATGGTTCCCGCTGCGAACATCATCGGCGGCGTGCCTGAGCGCGGTTTCAAGACCGCGATGAAAGTACTCGACCGTGGCCGAATCCACCTGTCAGCCCTTTCCAGCGGCATGTGCGAAAGACTGGTCAAGGAAAGCGTCAACTACGCCGTGGAGCGCAAGCAGTTCGGCCAGGCTATCGGAGAGTTCCAGCTGGTCCAGGGCATGATCGCCGACAGCCGCACCGATGCCTACGCGGCATGGGTCATGACCCAGGATGTCGCGCGGCGCTTCGATGCGGGCGAGAAAGTCTCCCGCGATGTGGCATCAACCAAGTATTTCGCGTCCGAAGCGCTGGGCCGCGTGGCTGACAGGGCCGTGCAGATCCACGGCGGGGCAGGCTATATGGCCGAGTACAAGGTAGAGCGTTTCTACCGTGACGTGCGCCTTATGCGGATCTACGAAGGCACCAGCCAGGTGCAGCAGACGATCATCGCCAAGGCCCTGTTGCGCGAAGCCGGATTGAAGATCTAG
- a CDS encoding MaoC family dehydratase N-terminal domain-containing protein, protein MSNLDLAALEEWKGAVGRAETRSEVLEHESLRRYALAVDADPAVETVLPPLPHWAFFLPQPTDAEIGEDGHPRRGGFLPAITLPRRMFAAADIVFEAPLLLGHKAEMVSTVAEVNHKSGRSGDLIFVEVDRVISQDGAVRIRERQSYVYREMGDPAPLPVPAETAPDGEVWHPGPVNLFRFSAVTFNSHRIHYDLPYTQGEEGYPALIVHGPFTAAKLAGFAGRQGPLARFNFRAQSPLFLGQPIVLQGTNDEVRAMRCDGATAMTAKVEYR, encoded by the coding sequence ATGAGCAATCTCGACCTCGCCGCGCTTGAGGAATGGAAAGGCGCGGTCGGCCGCGCCGAAACCCGGAGCGAAGTGCTCGAGCACGAGAGCCTGCGCCGCTACGCGCTAGCGGTCGACGCCGACCCGGCGGTGGAAACGGTCCTGCCGCCTTTGCCCCACTGGGCCTTCTTCCTGCCGCAGCCGACCGATGCCGAGATCGGCGAGGACGGCCATCCCCGGCGCGGAGGATTCCTCCCCGCGATCACCCTTCCCCGCCGCATGTTCGCGGCCGCCGATATCGTCTTCGAAGCCCCCCTGCTACTGGGGCACAAGGCCGAAATGGTGAGCACCGTGGCAGAGGTGAACCACAAGAGCGGCCGATCGGGCGATCTGATCTTCGTCGAGGTCGATCGTGTCATCAGTCAGGATGGTGCGGTGCGCATTCGCGAGCGACAAAGCTATGTCTATCGCGAGATGGGCGATCCCGCCCCACTCCCGGTCCCCGCAGAAACTGCGCCCGATGGCGAGGTATGGCACCCAGGGCCGGTGAACCTTTTCAGATTTTCGGCGGTGACGTTCAACAGCCACCGCATTCACTATGACCTGCCTTACACCCAGGGCGAGGAAGGCTATCCAGCGCTTATCGTCCATGGCCCTTTCACGGCCGCGAAACTTGCGGGTTTCGCCGGACGACAGGGGCCACTCGCCCGCTTCAACTTCCGCGCGCAATCGCCGCTTTTCCTCGGCCAGCCGATCGTGCTGCAGGGTACGAACGACGAAGTGCGCGCAATGCGCTGCGACGGCGCGACAGCTATGACTGCAAAGGTGGAATATCGATGA
- a CDS encoding 3-hydroxyacyl-CoA dehydrogenase → MNLNTLGVVGAGPMGAGIAQIGLTADLTVVLFDVNAAALDKAANDIFGHIARMEEKGKLAEGFTEKARNNLVLAKDLSDLAPCEVVIEAIVERLDIKQKVFADLEAVVSPDTLLATNTSSLSVAAIAANCSHKERVCGLHFFNPVPLMKLVEVVVAPATSSEMADFAEKVSRQIGKTPVTVKDAPGFLVNLQGRALALEGLAIAQEGVADPATIDRILRDGAGFRMGPFELMDLTGIDVNFAASTYIYEGYQHDPRLKTTTLHELMSNAGLFGRKTGRGFFDYSDGAKAPPSPAAPATPVTVKPTIGEGEGWEAITGLPGFAAGDEVTLIAPIGEDTATACVRLGLDPKTTVAVDLTAAEIRHLTVMSAVGGGDAAAKVADWLRGLGFTVEVIQDSPGFVLQRILGMIANLGCELAQIGVSTPQDIDLAMKLAQNYPKGPIEIADWLGTAKVFTIMSRLQEITGSDRYRPSLWLRRRAQLRLSAYEPA, encoded by the coding sequence ATGAACCTCAATACGCTGGGTGTCGTAGGCGCCGGACCTATGGGCGCAGGCATTGCGCAAATCGGGCTCACAGCGGACCTGACCGTCGTACTTTTCGACGTCAATGCAGCCGCGCTGGACAAGGCGGCGAACGACATCTTCGGTCATATTGCCCGCATGGAAGAAAAGGGTAAGCTGGCCGAAGGCTTTACCGAAAAGGCCAGGAACAATCTGGTACTTGCCAAGGACCTTTCGGACCTGGCGCCTTGCGAGGTGGTCATCGAGGCTATCGTCGAGCGGCTCGACATCAAGCAGAAGGTATTTGCCGATCTTGAGGCAGTCGTCAGCCCCGATACGTTGCTGGCCACCAATACTTCGTCACTGTCAGTCGCGGCCATCGCAGCGAACTGCAGCCACAAGGAGCGGGTCTGCGGACTTCACTTCTTCAATCCCGTACCGCTCATGAAGCTGGTCGAAGTCGTCGTTGCGCCCGCAACGTCGTCCGAAATGGCGGACTTCGCGGAAAAGGTGTCCAGACAGATCGGCAAGACGCCGGTAACGGTCAAGGACGCCCCGGGCTTCCTGGTCAATCTTCAAGGGCGCGCGCTCGCGCTTGAAGGCCTGGCAATCGCGCAGGAAGGCGTTGCCGATCCCGCCACTATCGACCGCATCCTGCGAGACGGTGCCGGTTTCCGCATGGGGCCGTTCGAACTGATGGACCTGACCGGCATCGACGTGAACTTTGCCGCCTCTACTTATATTTATGAAGGCTATCAGCACGATCCCCGGTTGAAGACGACAACCCTGCACGAACTGATGTCGAACGCGGGACTCTTCGGCCGCAAGACAGGCCGCGGCTTCTTCGACTATTCCGATGGCGCGAAGGCCCCTCCCTCCCCCGCTGCGCCCGCCACACCGGTGACGGTGAAGCCGACAATCGGCGAAGGCGAAGGCTGGGAGGCGATCACCGGATTGCCGGGCTTTGCGGCCGGTGACGAGGTGACGCTGATCGCTCCGATCGGCGAAGATACGGCGACTGCCTGCGTGCGGCTGGGGCTCGATCCCAAGACCACCGTTGCGGTTGACCTGACAGCGGCGGAGATCAGACACCTCACCGTGATGAGCGCGGTCGGCGGCGGCGATGCAGCGGCGAAGGTCGCCGACTGGCTGCGCGGCCTTGGCTTCACGGTGGAGGTCATCCAGGATTCGCCCGGCTTCGTCCTGCAGCGGATCCTGGGCATGATCGCGAACCTGGGTTGCGAACTGGCGCAAATCGGAGTGTCCACTCCCCAGGACATCGACCTGGCGATGAAGCTGGCGCAAAACTATCCCAAGGGTCCGATCGAAATTGCCGACTGGCTCGGCACTGCCAAGGTCTTCACGATCATGAGCCGATTGCAGGAAATCACCGGGTCTGACCGTTATCGTCCCAGCCTGTGGCTGCGCCGCCGCGCACAGCTTAGACTGTCGGCCTATGAGCCTGCATAG
- a CDS encoding CoA transferase, translating to MYNLLSGLTVVEGAAFIAGPSCTLHMAQMGATVIRFDQIGGGPDSARWPIGPKGQSLYWEGLNKGKKSLAINLSDPAGRELAQRVATSGDGLFVTNFPVSGFLSYEKLSALRDDLVCLRVMGWADGTPAVDYTINASVGLPWLTGHPDDPRPVNHVLPAWDLLAGAYGAFALLAAERERQASGKGREVRLALSDLAAATMGNLGNVAETLLSGGDRPRSGNNLFGAFGRDFGTADGERVMIVAITPRQWTGLIKALGIAGDIAALESELGVDFASDEGARFTHRARVDALVEGALSKLPLSACAEVFDSTGCTWSIYRTLSQSLAQEPRLFGENPIFGEVTHAGGDCYPTPGAAARIPAEERFPAAASPSIGQHSDEILATLLGMGSGEIGKLHDAGIISGAKA from the coding sequence ATGTATAATCTGCTTTCCGGCCTGACCGTCGTCGAAGGTGCAGCCTTTATCGCCGGCCCCAGCTGCACTCTGCACATGGCGCAGATGGGCGCCACCGTCATCCGCTTCGACCAGATCGGCGGCGGACCGGACAGCGCACGCTGGCCGATCGGCCCCAAAGGGCAGAGCCTCTATTGGGAAGGGTTGAACAAGGGCAAGAAGAGCCTTGCCATCAACCTGTCCGATCCGGCCGGGCGCGAACTGGCGCAGCGGGTGGCAACATCGGGCGACGGACTTTTCGTCACCAATTTCCCGGTCAGCGGGTTCCTTTCCTATGAGAAGCTGTCCGCCCTGCGCGACGATCTCGTCTGCCTGCGCGTGATGGGCTGGGCCGACGGGACGCCGGCCGTCGACTATACAATAAATGCCAGCGTCGGCCTGCCTTGGCTGACCGGCCACCCCGACGATCCGCGCCCCGTCAATCACGTTCTTCCCGCATGGGACCTGCTCGCAGGCGCCTATGGCGCCTTCGCGCTGCTGGCGGCGGAGCGCGAACGGCAGGCTTCTGGCAAGGGCCGCGAAGTGCGCCTTGCCCTCTCCGATCTGGCGGCTGCCACCATGGGCAATCTTGGCAATGTCGCCGAGACGCTGTTGAGCGGGGGAGACCGTCCACGCTCCGGCAACAATCTGTTTGGGGCATTCGGGCGCGACTTCGGCACGGCGGACGGAGAGCGTGTAATGATCGTTGCGATCACCCCGCGCCAGTGGACCGGGCTCATCAAGGCACTTGGCATTGCCGGTGATATTGCCGCGCTGGAATCCGAACTGGGCGTGGATTTCGCCAGCGATGAAGGTGCGCGCTTCACCCATCGCGCGCGCGTCGATGCACTGGTAGAAGGCGCGCTGAGCAAGCTGCCGCTGTCCGCCTGCGCAGAGGTATTCGATTCAACTGGTTGTACCTGGTCGATATACCGCACGCTCTCGCAGTCGCTTGCGCAAGAGCCTCGCCTCTTCGGCGAAAATCCGATTTTCGGCGAGGTCACCCATGCAGGCGGCGACTGCTATCCCACCCCAGGTGCAGCCGCGCGCATTCCTGCGGAAGAGCGCTTTCCGGCGGCGGCCAGCCCGTCGATCGGCCAGCATAGTGACGAAATCCTCGCAACCCTGCTCGGCATGGGCAGCGGCGAAATCGGCAAGCTGCACGATGCCGGGATCATATCGGGAGCCAAGGCATGA
- a CDS encoding amidohydrolase family protein, with amino-acid sequence MNALVKPESLQGVHVVDADTHVTEVHDLWTSRASPKFRDRVPQVKQVDGELAWYIDGEYRMGPAMTSCCIRKDGSKSFGFDLVKMTIQDVYEGAFDVKARVAYMDEAGFSAQIAYPNLLGFGNQKSMKVDPELRLVTTQIFNDASAEMQADSGNRVFPMILLPWWDIEASVKEAERCHAMGLRGVNLNSDPQIQGYPVLGDPHWDPLWEACSSLDLPINFHIGGGMENSDWYGQGGWPTDDPNLKMAFGSSQMPLTNYRVLSNIILSRFLEKWPKLNIVSVESGVTWIPFMLESLEYQMQDQGIEYELSPLEIFRRQIYACFWYDQVLLPEAARHLGTDHLLFETDFPHPTCAYPNALERIERSAAGFTPDERAKVFGDNAINLYNLPTEGFESMRRAA; translated from the coding sequence ATGAACGCGCTGGTAAAGCCCGAAAGCCTGCAGGGCGTGCATGTCGTCGACGCTGATACCCACGTCACCGAGGTCCACGACCTCTGGACCTCTCGCGCTTCCCCCAAGTTCAGGGACCGGGTTCCGCAGGTGAAGCAGGTCGATGGCGAACTGGCCTGGTACATAGACGGCGAGTATCGCATGGGACCGGCGATGACGTCCTGCTGCATCCGCAAGGACGGGTCGAAGTCCTTCGGATTCGACTTGGTTAAGATGACGATCCAGGATGTTTATGAAGGCGCCTTCGACGTCAAGGCGCGGGTCGCCTACATGGACGAGGCGGGCTTTTCTGCGCAGATCGCCTATCCCAATCTTCTGGGCTTCGGAAATCAGAAGTCCATGAAGGTCGATCCTGAATTGCGGTTGGTGACAACCCAGATCTTCAATGATGCCAGCGCCGAGATGCAGGCCGACTCGGGCAATCGCGTCTTTCCGATGATCCTGCTTCCCTGGTGGGATATCGAAGCGAGCGTGAAGGAAGCGGAGCGCTGCCACGCAATGGGCCTGCGCGGGGTCAACTTGAACTCCGACCCGCAGATTCAGGGCTATCCCGTTCTTGGCGATCCGCATTGGGATCCGCTTTGGGAGGCGTGTTCGTCGCTCGACCTGCCGATCAATTTCCATATCGGCGGCGGAATGGAAAACTCCGACTGGTACGGGCAGGGAGGCTGGCCGACCGACGATCCGAACCTGAAAATGGCGTTCGGTTCTTCGCAGATGCCGCTCACGAATTATCGCGTGCTTTCCAACATCATCCTGTCGCGCTTCCTCGAGAAATGGCCGAAGCTGAACATCGTCTCCGTCGAAAGCGGCGTGACATGGATTCCGTTCATGCTGGAATCGCTGGAATATCAGATGCAGGACCAGGGCATCGAATATGAGCTCTCCCCGCTGGAGATCTTCCGAAGGCAGATCTACGCCTGTTTCTGGTACGATCAGGTCTTGTTGCCGGAAGCTGCGCGTCACCTCGGCACCGATCATTTGCTTTTCGAGACAGACTTTCCGCATCCGACCTGCGCTTATCCCAATGCGCTTGAACGCATCGAGA